The following nucleotide sequence is from Coffea eugenioides isolate CCC68of chromosome 3, Ceug_1.0, whole genome shotgun sequence.
catttcatttcttttattcaattttaactttttttccAGCTTTTTCACTAATAGTTTGGACAACGTAGTCCATCtgacaattttttttatacgaaatgttaattgtgaacaataatgagtttttttttttttttttgttgataagTGCGAAGTTTTAAATCCAGACTTACTACTTGCAATTCCTTTCCTTTTACCATCTAATCCAATCCTTCCTGCGAGCATTATTGAGTCAATCACCATAGTGACCGGTAAAGTTTGCTACAATTTTGGTGTGCTAGTAAGAACACCTTCCTTGACATCAACAACAATTAAGAATGGTTTCGTCTACTCCTTCATATGAGAAATATATTCTGTTGACGACATTATTGCATTCTAAATTACTATGGGTGGTAGTGGTATTGTTGATTTGTCTTCTGTGACCGTGCCTTAGTATAGGATCGCTGAATTCTTGAATGGTCAGCATTTCATATAAACACGTTATTCTTATTGAAAGCCGACCTCCAGACTCACAAGAAAGAAGAATATTTTTTTGTCCCTCAATACTTGTAAGCATTAACTGTCGAGTCCTCCTGTGGATAGAGAAAATAATGTTGGGAGAACCACCTTTGGAAGGGTCTGACGATGCTCCGCTCCGAATTATTTAACATTCAATATGACTCAACTCCCATAACCAGGTCGTGTGGTCGATTCTGGCTCTCTTGCCGTCTCGTGTATCTTTGGAGGGCGAGGTGCACGGACGCAGGGAGATTAGTCTGGCAAAAAGTTGGGACATTccctgtgttgacaaaaaaaaagaagaaaaagacgCTAACTCTAGTTAATAGAAtgttctcattttctttttcaacgtGTAGTCTAACATATTCTTTATCtcgatctttttttttttattaacttGGTTTAGTTGATTATTGTACTAAATCAGCTTTAGATTAGAAAAATGAGAGTTTTAGACGTCAGTCAGTCTTAACATAAGTGAAGCTAATTAAGCAGCTGTGGGTTAGAATGGATCATTCATGTACGTTTACGTGTGCCTTTGACCTTCATTTGACGTTTTTGCGAGCAGATTATGGGGCAATTAGGACTTGGAAGCTAATATTTTTTGGCATCCGATGTTTGTTTATTGAACGATAAGTCTTGTATCAATCATATGAGTTGAAAAGACAACTCAGTAGGTGCAACAAAATTACTTTGTCTGATTAATATTACAAATTATGAATTTGTTGACAATAATGTAAAACAATTATTAATAAACCATACTAGCATCATTAATTTGATGAGGTCTGCACCCTGGAGAATTTTTCTCACCGTAGAATCCACACAAGATGGCCAGTCCTTGGTTGTAATCATGATTTTATTAATGAGAAGAACCTCAATGAATGATTAATGTTTTAAAACCAGCATCCACAGTCCAAGAATTACTTGCAATTTTACCGACCGTAAGCCTTCTTATCTGCGTAAAAAGATGCTTCGAAGCAATGCATAAAATCACATGATCTTCTGCCTAAATTTTCACTCGCAAAGTTTACCACCATTCTTCAAGTCTAATTAAAAATCTGATCAACCCATGCAAGACAAGAAATTGTGAAATTGACGTTCTAAAAGCAAACAAACTTGATAGCTTAACTCAGACAGCACCGTGCTTGGACTAAACCCTTTTTCCTCTCGCCTACGAGACAAAACATCCCGGATTCAAGGATAGTaaacccttttttctttttttccttttgagacGAAAAATCTTAAAAGGCTAGTAAACTATATATTATTCAAGGATTTGAGTTTTGGCCGGAGATATTTTGTTTAACCTGACGCAGATTATAACGTTGTCTGACCTTTTGAGTGGTTCTTGTGCTACCAACAGGGACATCCATCAAGGCAGTAGAGACAAAGGCAGCAGGCAATGAAATAACATCAGATAGATGCTTCCACCATTAAACTTATCTAGGGAGTATCATGTACTAGTCCTAGTAATTGTATCACATGGCTTCGTTGTTGGTGGAAGAATATGAAACCTGCAGGCAATGACGGAGCCAAGGGGGGCagaggggggccatggccccccctaAGTTTTGAGAATTTTAATTCAATGGCTTCGTTGTTGGAATTAGTCATCTTTGAATGGAATTTCAATTTtggcccccccaaaaaaaaaatcctggctccgtcactgCCTGCAGgctagagaaaaaaaaaaaagttgataaTACGCGTGCCATATCTTGCCTTGCCATGAAAACGAGTGGTATAATCTGAACATATTTGATGGAGTACATTCATTCTGTGCCCATAATTAtccagcaaaaaaaaaaaaaagcagctaGCAAGAgcatatgtatatatatcaaCTTTTCTCCAACTAATGATCCTCTGAGTGGGTTATGATATCACTTTTCCTCCGTAGCTAAACGATTCATCtctcttttaagttttagatgcACAATTAATTAGGAGGAGGGATGATGTATTTAGTACTAGTAATACTCTCTCGTCCAGATGCATTAACCCTTAATTTTGAAGCTTCGATGGAATCCGATGTATTAGTGCAGGTATGATGCTTTGTGTTTAGAGAAAATTAACCAGGGGTTTAGTCCCCCATGTAAGTTTCGTCCATAAGCActcaaaaccaaaatcaaaaaCACTTGAAATCACATATATGAGTTTTGCTCAATCAAGTTTTCCCACTTGGGATGTTGAATTGGACCACCTTGGCAAATTCTAGTacatctttttctttccttttcccatTTTTGCAAAGCCGAAGCTTGTGGGGACAAGAGGCTACTACAGCAAAATATCTAGGATGGTGTTAAGCACCGAGCTTAGTTTTAACTTAGCTTAGCTGCCCTAACTAGACTTAATTTACTCTTAGCGTGCTTCTATCTGAAATTGCAAATAACAATAATGTGACCTCATCTAAGCATTAAGAAAGAATATGCCCAAATAGTTGTTACTTATGGCCcgttaattattttaaaacattactTCCCCTTTTGaggataaaatatttttcttgacgTGTTCATGTATGCTTTATGTTTGGCCTATTACTCTTTACCATTATGAAGTTTGAATGCACTAGTGAAGAGAGTATATATTGTAAGaatagaaaagggaaaaaatcaaCCACCTTCTGCGTATCATCATCGGTTTCTCGCAAGAATCTCTCTTCATCACAGTAACTCATTTGTTAAATGGGTGGCATAGTAATCCTTCTCAGAATAAATTACAGTACATAAAGAAGACTTGATTGCAGCAGCAGCCAGGAATGCACCCTGTAAGTGGACATGTTATGGCTGGGCTTATAATTGGTGCGACATTGCTGCAATACTTACTTTGAAGGTTCTTTCCAAGATGTCGTTTCTTGAGAAGTTTTTCCATCCCAGAGTGAATACTTCTGGAGAGTATTAGTGCAAGACAAAAGGACAGATTGCGAGGATTGCCAGCTGCCAGTTTTTAATTTGATGATTAATATCATGCCTTTCTCCATCTAAAGGCTCATAGCTTGGGGATAATGACCCTCTCTAAAGgtaggggggggggggggggggaagaaaGCCATCGACCTCCATCGCTATCTTAATGTCACCATATTTGACATCAGTGCAGGCCAAATGATCAGGCTGCTGCCCCATTGGAACTGGACTTCGATATCTCATTGAATAGCAGCACCAAGTGACACCCACCAGCCAAACCCCTGGCGCCCACAGCCAGAATATGGATGGAGCTTTCAATTTTTCTATTCAGCAGGCCGAATGCCCAGTTGGTCTAGGCACTGGCAGCAACTAATAAGTATAGTGAATGTGATCAGTGACCAACTACCAGCATGAACAGTATCTTCCAAAAGGTAGAGCCCTCTCCTGCTCAGGGTGTTGGGAGAGAAGATGGAGAATCTATCAGTTGCTGAAGCACAAATGCATTTCAGCATGTTTAAAATTAGGAAGATGCAACGGCATGCCAATCTGATAATTATGATGTTCTCTTCACGTGGTAGCCCCGGGAAAAAGGATATTCACAAGAACAGGCGGCGGCAAGTATACTCACAAGAACAAAGGAGCAGCAATTTGAGCGGATGTGCTCTATTATGATAATGAAAATCTGGAGGTCATTTGCCCACTCAAAAACTCATAAGACAAGCACCGCATGAGAAAGGGGACCAAAGCCTTGACGTTTGGTCCATGGACAGCCACACCCGGGAATGGTATTGATCTCCACCCGATAGTGTCCTTCATTAACAACCCCACAAATATGTTCATAACCATACACGGCATTTAAAACTAAAGATTCACTTTTTCACAGCTACCATACGAGTCTGATAAGTTAAACACACTACGTTGATGGAAAAACCGTGCATGAAAATTCTGTTTCACCACTAATTCCAGCAATTAGATCCTAACCGGGCGTgtaaagactaaaagtaaataaccaCCACAGAGCAAACAATTATCCTCTGTGGTTGAGCAGCGGCAAGCACATCCATCTGACTCTCTTCTGGTAATGAACACTCTTTGCAGTGTACTACATCCCTAGTCTACTTATCAGCCATTTACAATTCGAGTCATGACTGTGGTTTCTGTAAAGATACTAGATTTGACAGTTGATTTGTGAAGAAGAGGAGAACGAGGGAAGCTAACAAGAATTAATTACAAGAGCTGTCAGCAAAAGAATAAGAATTAGAAAGGTAATTGCTTGTCATCTTTCCAAGAGTAGTTTGAGGTCCAAGGACATTATTCAGATCAGAAATGTTCATGTTAGGTGGCAATCCTCCTGATTTGCATGAGTTCGATTCCGAACTCTGTGAAAGAATTTTATCTTGTTTATGTGCTGAATACAGACAATTACCAGCTTCCTGTTGCATGAGAATTATAGAAAAGAAGATTAGTGGACTAAAAATGTTGAAAGCATTAACTCATTTTAGTTTATAAGACAATACAGCAGCTAAAGCATTATGTCGACAGAAGAAACAAAAATCATAAATACATTGAGAAACTGGCTTTTGATAACATTAAGCAGCATATAACAGGGCATGTCAAGCAGAAATGTTTAGCCTCCTACCTTGTCTTGCTGGTAATCAGTAAATTGATCAGAACAATAGCTGTTCGGAGATGAAGTCAAAATTCGATCAGCATTTGGCTGACATATTTTTGCACTAATAAATTCATTTGAATGACACTCATTTGATGTTTCGCAATACATATATCTGACTGCTGATCGCAAGCGCTGATTCCGTTGAGAATAATAAACTTTGGTTGCAAGGGGCACTGGAACATCTGAGATTATTGACACAAAATCATATTCACGGCAATACTGGATAAACTAACACTAAGCTTCAAGCTTCAATTCTCTAAAAGCAATAGGACAGATTTTCTTGGTTGTTAAAGAATTACTTATGCTTATGTGAGCAAAAAACAGATATACCTTTGTTCAGAGTGTAACATTCAGAAAGTTGCTGAGGTATTTGGTCTGTAATTACTTGATTAGATGTCTTCTCAGTGCCTGTCATTGATCTTCTAGTATCCTGTCCACCTGATCACATGACAGAGATGCAACAAGTGAAACACATTCATCCAGCAGCACAGTAGTTTGACTCGCATCTAGATATTAGCCAAAACACGAACGAAAATTTCTACATGCAATACATCTAGAACTATTATTAGTTCTCAATTTGGGAGAGCCAGCATCTTTGTTGAGCAGGGGATGCATGTTTGCTGATGTGCTATATGTGGAAGCAGAAAATTCTGATTACACGTTATCTAATGGTGGAATATAAAATCAAAAGCAAGTAGCTCTGCCATCAAAATGAATATCTCATGCTTTTAGACCTGAACAGCTGCCAAATTGTTGTTCTGATTTTCTTTTGGTTCAAACGGTATGGTACAGTCAGGATCAaagaaatttataaaaataatatataagaCCAGTTAATTTTATCCTTTAAACGGTTTCAGTTCTTTAACAGGTTATGGCAACTTTGGCAAGTTCTTCGTAGGGTAcaagtttttgacttttgtaagTTTTAAGCTATAAACCAGAGCAGACCAGACCATGGATAGATTCAAGTTTGATCTGAACAGTCAAGTCTGGTTTAATTAAAATGGAGATTGATACATTAAAAGAGGTAACATCATCAAAATGATACCATTGAGATCCAGTCAACAGGAGTTAATTAATAAGTGATTGAACTACATGCTTCGTAATATTTcaataaagctaagaaatagaCTTCACAAGCTTCAAAGGGACTGTTAAAGGAGATAAAAATAACAATCGATGGGCCATACCACTTAATAAGGGAACAAAAAACTCCATGAGAGATGTATGGAATGCTAGAAAAGCAACTGGCTATTATGCTAACTCTCTGAgaacaaatttcagaggctttCAATGTTAGAAGATGGGGATGTAAAGCATATAGACTAAATTATTCTGAGAATCCAAGAAAAGTTTAACAATTTGAGCACATTAATTCTGTGGTGTGATTTATGTGAAATAAAAGATGATTCAAAAACGTGTTCATGatacaagaattttttttttttttcaaataatgcCATATCTAAACAACCCCATATTTAGCTTGTAGCTGTAGAAAGTGTATACATGGTTGTAATGCCCTAATAATCTTTCCAATGAAAAGGTGGGTTCTTCTCCAAAATTGCTAGAGGATGATAAAGAATGACAGTGCTAAGAATCAAGAAGAAGTTGCATAAGATgagtaaaagaaagaaatttggaaTGTTGAAAGTAGCtttaaaagaggaaaaaagacaGAGGAGATGAGAAATAAAGAGAATAAAGAAAATCTAGGAGATTTTCCTAAAATGTATAGTCAAACATGAGGTAACCCCAAAGGATACAAAAAACATCATAATAAAGCATTTCCATTCACTCTTCAACAGAACATCACAATAACAACACCTCTATAAAGAAAACAGGACTTGGATATGAAGAACTGCACTCCATTGTGCACAGAACGACCTAAAGATATCGATGAAATGTTCATAATTCATTTTGCGAAAAGTTGGTTGCCCATGCCCGGAAACCAACAGCCGATCATCATAAACCAAAAAACACCAACCCATGCAACAAACTGATAATGCAAGTAAATCTGCAGAGCTCTTATTTTCATAGTATTTCAGATATTGGTTAAGTATGGTTACTCATttcctcttttttgttttctgaaCTAAGCCTAGGCTAAACTTTAGAAGTCAATAAAATTAGAATACACTTGGATTTGGCCTTACATAATAGGGCCTCCTGGGAGATGTCACCATTTGCAGGTTGAAGATGCAATAGTGGCCGTGGACCATCAGCCTTAGacctacaaaagaaaaaggcattGCATATTGAATACAAAGAGACAGAGAGTGGGGAGGCGTACTCTATGCACCAATTTGGAATATAAACCTTTAAGAAGGCAGATTTTAACTAATGTCATCTTCTTCTCTGACTTGGGTTTTGTTGGGGGGCGGGGGGTGGGGGTGGGGCTTGGGGGAGTGCAGCAAACTCATTCCAGTAGTCTTTCTATTGGTATTACTCCATTAATTATTGTTCTGCAGCCAATTCCCCATTGAATTTAAAAGTACCAGTTTGAAAGATTCATGCACATACACCAAGGATGACACACTCGATGAAGGGGTAAAGCTAAAAATGAAGTGAAATATCAACATAACATCATATTCTTGGTCACTTGCATCTTAAATCTTACCTACAGAAATACATCATATAGCAATGACTATTGGAGGTTTTGAGTCCAAGTCCATCTCACTTCTTCACCTAAGCAGACCGCAAATAGACAAAAGACACTAAAGCAGGATAAATTTACTGGACTCATCTCAAAAGATGAACTACTTTCTTGTCATAACCTAGAAGTACTTTtctgaaaaaattttgttttggttaaaCTATTGAAGCTCTATACCCACAGTAGGACAATCAATTCAGGAATGCATAAtataaataagaaggaaaatgtACATCAGATGCCTCCAGGAGATGCTAAGTTAAAGATaaacaaactcacatttttgCACGTTTTTTAGGACGCGAAGTTGCATTCCCTAAGCAATTTGTATTTCGACCAGTTCCTAAAACATCAACTATTACTGCATCATCTGCAAATTAGCATAAATGCCAGTAGATTAACTACAGACAGCATGAACAGTAGAAAACAAATTATGCGTCGTGAAGGACCATTTATGCAATTATATTAGATACCCTTTAACTTTTTTAATCCATTAATTGGACAGGTGTAGGGGACTTCAGTCATTTGATTTCCATAAGTTGATCCAACAACATGGATAACCAGACTAACTTACTGCAAATTTAAGACATTCAACTTTAtgtgaagggaaaaaaaaaacaagagcaAAAGATTATACTTTTTCCTTCGGTAGCGGGAGCATCCAAACACAATTCCGGTGCAGAAATATCACTGGCATCAAGAATCTCAAATTTGCCTCGATCTATTACAGTAGTAATTTGGTCTAATGGAGGTTAAAAGAACAAATTATTGTCCAGCAATCCAGTATAAGCTTATATAAGtatcaaacttgattttatcTTGCAAATTAACATTGAAAGTTCAGACCATCCATTTCCTCCAGAAGTTCCATGTAATCAAACAAAAAGAGGCCATGAGAAATGGCTCCCAAATTCCAAGCCATGATGATAGGAGAAGGGTAGAAGGATACTGGAATTAACAGCCAGCAACTTCTTTCGGTCCTTCCGTGGTGGCTTTTTGTTCCCTGTGCCTCCATCAAGCTCCAAACCAATTTCTTCACTACAGTTCAATGAATTACAAAGCTCTGGAAAAAATCAGCAGAAACACAAATTCTGGTAAAGATCCATAAGGGTAAAGCTACCACACATTTAGCAAGGAGACAGAGGTAAGGCACATGTTTAGGCCTAAAGCCCAttaacaaacaccagaaaaaaaGAATATCACTGATTAAAATGTGTTATCATGCCCAGATCACACGACTGCATAATGAAACACATGCAATTTCATTATGCAAACCATATCAAATTGCTTAGATCTCAAACTCAAAATGACAACTAATGAGCACACAAGGAAACTTTAAATGAATATGTCTGCAGCAGAGATCATGACTAAATTGCTTAAAGAGAGTATGAAACTAAATCTCAACAATATGCATCTCTTAGTAAACTTACTCAAATATCAAAAcccctttcttttttattttattaatatgTTAAACAAAAGGCTTAGTAGATATACACAATGTCCAAACCATGGCTAAAAACAGTCAATCATGTTGCAAGTGGAAAGTAAAATAATTGATAGTATAGGGGAATGTAGTAGTTACAAGTATCGGCATTAACAAATAACAGCCCACAATGTCTTATTCATTAAGGTTTGCAAAGAACATGTCCATGAGACACATGCAAAAAACTCTTAATTTCCACATCTATTAATGCATAATATTGCTAAAATTCTTTTCTTAAGTATAATATCTTGGACCCTTCAAGTAGAGTGAATATTGCATCAGCCACAACCATCAATAATGCATCACCAAGCAAACAGTtgagaaacaacaaaagacCCAATAAGATCCCATATTAAAATACAGAAAAATGagtaaaacaaaaaagaaacctAACCTGCATGAATTGCATATTGGCTGGCCTTGATTGGCTTCTTACATGCATTACAACATACCTTCAGAACAAGCAACAAAAATGAAGTACGTAGCACGAATGAGAATTCTGTACACAAGCAATTATGGCCAATTAAAATCACTGGCAGGTTGAAGTTATCAAATGTCCTTTGAATCCATCAGgcgcaacaaaaaaaaatatcttaCGAGAAAATATTTCACCCGTTGAAGCCATATAGATGAATAATGACAACACTTTTTAGtagtaattaaaaatataaaatataattcaattaaatttcaaaattcaatagATGTGCTCAATAGTGGTTAGGGGTGAAATGCCACTTGAAGGCAGAGCTAGCTGATTGAGAAAAAAGATGCAGTATAATTGTTGTTAAGTTTTCTGAAAGGTTACACTGTTTGAGCTTCACACAAACGTAGTTGCTATTCTTGAACACCCAATTTAACATCCTAAGCCTTTCTCATCAGGACTAACATCATTAAAAGGAGTTTGAAGAATCAAGATGCTATTGATGAGATTACAGATTGAAGGCCACAATACCCAGAATGCAGaagagttttaatttttgcactTTGGGCTTGCATATTATTTGCATTTTACATTGACATGTCAAAGATTTAGATTTCTCCAATGTATAGACAACACACCCAATGATGTCAGATATCTTCATACTTAATACACTATCCACTATTTTCAGTATGAATGTCTTCTAATATGTAATAAAGGCATTGAAATACTTCCACCCTAACTCTGCAATATTGtcataaataataaaacatcaAGTTTGTGAAGTAGGTATGCGAAGCAAGACTGTGAACTGGTCTTTTAAGCCTTCCAAATTTGTGCATGCTCTCTCAAAAGAGCCAATCGACCTTGATGGCAAGCTCTTCACTCATAGAAACACCATTATGTACTATATATATGAGAAGCAATCCAAGGACAGCGACTGATGCAAGTCCACAGGAAGATCTGTTCTCCTTTCTCTACTTGGTTTCTTTAAGTAAAGGAATATTCCATGAGAGAaaattggagaattttccaaggtagaaagttttctttcttctgtttTCAGCATTGGAGGTGGGGTAGAAGGAATTAAAGGAAAATTGGCCCACTTACAACATTTGACAGGTTATCCTAAACACAATCCTCCTTACAATCCCAGTGCTACAAAAGATGTTAGCAACAAGTCAAAAAGAGAAAGATACAAAGCTTACCAAATGCAATGGATCTGTCATCGGCCGCAAACCAAACACATGCATATCTACAAGACAAAACCATGAAGGCAACACTAAATTAACCGGAATGAAACATCAATATATAAGTTTACAGCTTTGTGTCTTCTCATCCAACAAATATCTTGTGATAGCTGTACtctcttattaaaaaaaattgctatttttttttaaatgaaggaAATACCATTACCCAGTTCAAGTCAGAAAAGACAAGAATGATAGAATTCTGCAATAAGCCATGTCAGAGACAAGCCCAAAACTTGTTGATAAAATGCTATTATCAAAGTTTGGCCCCTCTTTTATGACCGTTTCAGCACCAAAGGCAGGGGGAAAATTTGCCATACACATTGAAGAAGCAAGATAGAATTGACGTATTAAAGTTAAATTGAGGACAAAGAGTTTTTAAGGTACGGTAAAAGTTATTAGCGTGCAACCATATGCTGTACTAAATTCAAGAATTTCTGATCTCATGTATTAGGAGTTAGCCACATGAAACTTGTTTCTCCATCCATCTTGAGGAATGGCTGGCTCCTTACAAAAGAAAACTGTGTCTTCTTCCGTAACCTGACTGAAAATTTAAAACTTGAAAGAAATGATAGCCTTCTTCTTGAACTAACTATTCATCAAAACATGTCCATTGTACTACAATCAACAGTTACATTCAAACCTATCTCAATTTGTGATTTATGCATCCATTGAATACCTATTTCATCAATTAAATTTGCTTCATCTGCCTCCCTGAATTCTCTGTGAATGTACTGCTGCACAGCTAATTTTTCGTGGCCAAAGTCATCTGCTGATATGGGTggaggccaaaaaaaaaaaaaaaccaagattAGTATACTTTTACAAATGAGACCTAAGAAGAGCATGTTTAAGAAACTTTACAGCTGGACAGAAATGAAAACATTGTCAAGACAGTATTGCCTTACTATGCCGGTAACATGTCTCCTTATTAATACGATAAATAACTGTCCAACCACATTTTACAATGGCCTCCAATTGAGCATATTGTTCTCTATAGTATCCAAAGAAGTCGTGCAAAACTTAAAATTCGAACAGTACTCACAGCTCAGAAGTTGCTTAAAAATTATATCATTAACAGTGTAAAAGCAACTACACGATTAGCATCTCAGTATTTCATGTACTCATTTTCACTGATTGTTCAATACTCTATTAGCAGTGAGTTAATGTGTGGCAATTAGCAACTTAATAAGCTGACTGAGGCATTTCCTTGACAGTACTAAATACTTCTTGCCCAGATGTCTGCTAGTGTCATTACGTAACAAATTCCAAATTCCAAGACAACAAGAGAGAAGATCAAACGCGAGtcatttcaaaataaaatacccAACCCCTTTTTTTCTCACATCCATTCCCTTTTACCTGCAATAGTATGCGACCTTGTTAGAAGCCTTGCCAAGGCTGCCATTCTCTGACTTCGAAGTGCAGACACCATTAAAACTTGGAAGGCAATGTGATCTATGCGCTGCCATCAGATTTAAATcatttatcaagaaaaaaaaatagttacgAAATCCAGACAGTATCAAAACTGCCGTAGCTCTACCAAATTTACACAGGTAAACAACAAAAGCAGAATCTTTAAAATCTTCCACACCAGAAACTATTGTCGAAAAGTTGGGCCCTACTTATGGAATTTTGAATTCCgcaacaataaaataaaaaacagcAGCTAAATCTAACCCACAATTAACAAAAAATAGCTCAAAATCCGCAGCATTGCTCAAAAAAGCATTCGGTCATTGAAAATCTTAAACAAACGCAGTAAAATGGGTCCCACCCAACGCTTAATCATTCCAACCATGGTTTGCAAGAATCTCCTAATAATGCGTGTTTTCTCAAAACAGATTAACAATAATTACTTTTCCAACTAAAAATAACTGCATAGAATTCAAAGCGTGAAAACCCCACGAgagacgaaaaagaaaaaatcaaaccAACAATTACCGTATTAACAACTTTCACTCACATGCAATATCACAGAGGGGCAAAAAAAGCTCAATGCACGTCAAATTCCACCACTGCgaacaaataaaaattgaaaaccaAACTAAATACATATAATTTTTAAAGCCGCAGCATTACCAGTATCCCAATTCCAGCTGATCTTCCAATGTCtcgaaaaataaatgaaaatgcCCCATTTCTGGGGCCGAAAGGGAGAAACTTTTTCGAAAAATTCGAACTAAATTTATTTGTGGGAGGTGTAATCcgaaaaaaaatggaaaccctAGAGTGATATTTCTGGAGGGAGATTTTGAGATAATTGGGATTTATGATAATTTTGGTATTAATTTGGCAGGAAAAAATAGAAGGGGAAAGAACGCGAAAATT
It contains:
- the LOC113764593 gene encoding uncharacterized protein LOC113764593 isoform X2 — its product is MVSALRSQRMAALARLLTRSHTIADDFGHEKLAVQQYIHREFREADEANLIDEIDMHVFGLRPMTDPLHLVCCNACKKPIKASQYAIHAELCNSLNCSEEIGLELDGGTGNKKPPRKDRKKLLAVNSNQITTVIDRGKFEILDASDISAPELCLDAPATEGKNDAVIVDVLGTGRNTNCLGNATSRPKKRAKMSKADGPRPLLHLQPANGDISQEALLCGQDTRRSMTGTEKTSNQVITDQIPQQLSECYTLNKDVPVPLATKVYYSQRNQRLRSAVRYMYCETSNECHSNEFISAKICQPNADRILTSSPNSYCSDQFTDYQQDKEAGNCLYSAHKQDKILSQSSESNSCKSGGLPPNMNISDLNNVLGPQTTLGKMTSNYLSNSYSFADSSCN
- the LOC113764593 gene encoding uncharacterized protein LOC113764593 isoform X1; protein product: MVSALRSQRMAALARLLTRSHTIAADDFGHEKLAVQQYIHREFREADEANLIDEIDMHVFGLRPMTDPLHLVCCNACKKPIKASQYAIHAELCNSLNCSEEIGLELDGGTGNKKPPRKDRKKLLAVNSNQITTVIDRGKFEILDASDISAPELCLDAPATEGKNDAVIVDVLGTGRNTNCLGNATSRPKKRAKMSKADGPRPLLHLQPANGDISQEALLCGQDTRRSMTGTEKTSNQVITDQIPQQLSECYTLNKDVPVPLATKVYYSQRNQRLRSAVRYMYCETSNECHSNEFISAKICQPNADRILTSSPNSYCSDQFTDYQQDKEAGNCLYSAHKQDKILSQSSESNSCKSGGLPPNMNISDLNNVLGPQTTLGKMTSNYLSNSYSFADSSCN